A single Lactuca sativa cultivar Salinas chromosome 8, Lsat_Salinas_v11, whole genome shotgun sequence DNA region contains:
- the LOC111919294 gene encoding putative late blight resistance protein homolog R1A-10: MNPIHQIYKEFSKEPTFQFFTRGGNKMEYAHVQMFMEKLKQLIYSDDIPMINNPSILRERPQFQLLYEELDSMMQTLFNHEDQDLYNFEKVRKLKKRFKATAEEAEDIVDIFLSAVYCRYNEYFTISDVFQTSLNLEDVIRSIKSIKVEFMTAKIDHMKMDSSQRTDRLPMKLASVAGTSNTRNLVGSKKAVEKIVVGIDRDAEIIRDKLVEDGKHLDVVSIVGMGGLGKTTLAKKVFTDPYVVYHFHVRGWVTVSQSYDKRDLLIQVLSSIDKQLELEEATNSQLHEKLHKRLNRQKYLIVIDDIWSKEAWDNLKLFFPDDNTGSRIMLTTRLTEVALHAKSHGLIHHLQHLSDEESWKLLCEKAFQEDECPEWLIEPGKQIAKNCHGLPLSVVVMAGALAKEARSQDLWVKISCSVHSYIASDEKGCLETIALSYHHLPLHMRVCFLYLGGFPEDSWIVARTLILLWMAEGFIHEDGCRSLEEIGKGYLMDLVDRNLLIVEELYITGDVRFCKVHDLVRQLSVEKGKEENFFLKIEPPSSGLCDIIRKQIKKLRNRKKAITTHEQRHVVTNQEIDIMSLCRQSTPNIRSLLCNHRKTTFTDNISKFFRSFALLRVLNLERCELIDFSPSLALLVHLRYLEIWISLFPSSICNLWNLQTLFVRTSSSSMLLPSSISNLVNLRHLGCNADLFLPSIGKPMKLEFLSNVVVGVGVDNFKKYFPRIKDLACSIYSDDENDFEGLHYLQGLKLTGLGYSRRRLVEREFVRGEPNMGKNYIRFSSTLKELALVRCGLPWSDMSIIQSLPNLEFLILEDNAFEGTLWETGEEQFQRLKILRLEELNIKQWEASSINFPCLKELEVVNCVDLEEIPLELGDISTLECIYIVNCCPSLLVSLQKIRQEQDVVGNYELEIIVDERNMPSCVPRNDD; this comes from the coding sequence ATGAACCCAATCCACCAAATTTACAAGGAATTTTCAAAAGAACCAACCTTCCAGTTCTTCACAAGAGGAGGAAACAAAATGGAATACGCACATGTCCAGATGTTCATGGAAAAGCTGAAGCAGCTGATATACTCCGATGATATTCCAATGATCAACAACCCATCAATCTTACGTGAAAGGCCTCAATTCCAACTGCTTTATGAAGAGCTTGACTCCATGATGCAAACCCTTTTCAACCACGAAGACCAAGATCTATACAACTTTGAAAAAGTGAGAAAACTGAAGAAAAGATTCAAAGCTACAGCTGAAGAGGCAGAAGATATCGTCGATATTTTTCTATCTGCTGTCTACTGTAGATATAACGAGTATTTCACTATCTCTGATGTCTTTCAAACCTCTCTGAATCTTGAGGATGTTATAAGATCAATTAAGTCTATCAAAGTGGAATTCATGACTGCAAAAATCGATCATATGAAGATGGATTCGTCTCAAAGAACTGACAGACTGCCGATGAAGTTAGCTTCTGTTGCTGGAACTTCCAACACTAGAAATTTGGTAGGATCCAAGAAAGCAGTGGAAAAAATCGTCGTGGGGATTGATCGTGATGCTGAGATAATACGGGACAAACTTGTTGAAGATGGAAAGCATCTGGATGTGGTCTCTATTGTTGGTATGGGTGGACTCGGTAAGACTACACTTGCTAAGAAAGTGTTCACTGATCCTTATGTTGTTTATCATTTTCATGTCCGTGGATGGGTCACTGTTTCACAATCGTATGACAAGAGGGATCTATTGATTCAAGTTCTGTCATCCATAGATAAACAATTAGAGCTTGAAGAAGCAACAAACTCTCAACTTCATGAAAAGCTGCACAAACGCCTAAACCGTCAGAAATATTTGATTGTCATTGATGATATCTGGAGTAAAGAGGCATGGGATAATCTGAAATTATTTTTCCCTGATGATAACACTGGAAGTCGCATTATGCTTACTACTCGACTCACTGAAGTTGCTTTGCACGCAAAATCACACGGACTCATTCATCATTTACAACATTTGTCAGATGAAGAAAGTTGGAAGTTGTTGTGTGAGAAGGCGTTCCAAGAAGATGAATGTCCTGAATGGTTGATTGAACCTGGAAAGCAAATTGCAAAAAACTGTCATGGATTGCCGCTTTCTGTGGTTGTGATGGCAGGAGCTTTAGCAAAAGAAGCAAGGAGTCAAGATTTGTGGGTAAAGATTTCTTGCAGTGTGCATTCTTACATTGCTAGTGATGAGAAAGGATGTCTGGAAACAATAGCATTAAGTTACCACCATCTACCTCTTCACATGAGAGTCTGCTTTCTCTATCTGGGAGGGTTTCCAGAAGACTCTTGGATCGTTGCACGAACATTGATCCTGTTATGGATGGCTGAGGGGTTTATACATGAAGATGGATGTCGAAGCTTGGAGGAAATCGGGAAGGGTTACCTAATGGATCTGGTTGACAGAAATCTTCTTATTGTAGAAGAATTGTATATTACAGGTGATGTCCGATTTTGTAAAGTCCATGATCTTGTGAGGCAGCTATCTGTGGAAAAGGGAAAAGAAGAAAACTTCTTCCTCAAAATAGAACCACCATCTAgtggtctttgtgatatcataagAAAACAAATCAAGAAATTGAGAAATCGGAAAAAGGCAATTACCACACATGAGCAACGCCATGTGGTCACAAATCAAGAAAtcgacattatgagtttgtgtcGTCAGTCCACCCCAAATATTAGATCGCTTTTGTGCAATCATAGGAAAACAACCTTTACTGACAATATCTCAAAGTTTTTCCGCTCGTTTGCACTTCTTAGGGTGTTAAATCTAGAAAGATGTGAATTGATAGATTTTTCCCCCAGTTTAGCATTACTAGTTCACTTAAGGTACCTTGAAATTTGGATTTCATTATTCCCATCATCAATATGCAATTTATGGAACCTCCAAACCCTCTTTGTTAGAACAAGTTCTAGTTCTATGCTTTTACCTAGTAGcatatcaaatttggtgaatctGAGGCATTTAGGCTGTAATGCAGATCTTTTTCTTCCTTCTATTGGAAAACCTATGAAACTGGAATTTCTTTCGAATGTGGTGGTGGGAGTTGGGGTAGAtaattttaagaaatattttCCACGTATCAAGGATCTTGCATGTAGTATTTACTCTGATGACGAAAATGACTTTGAAGGACTCCACTACCTTCAAGGCTTGAAGTTGACTGGGTTGGGCTACAGCAGAAGGAGATTAGTTGAGCGAGAATTTGTCAGAGGTGAACCAAACATGGGAAAGAATTACATTAGGTTCTCTTCAACACTGAAAGAACTTGCACTTGTAAGGTGTGGTCTACCATGGAGCGATATGTCGATCATTCAATCGTTACCTAACCTTGAGTTTCTCATACTAGAAGACAATGCCTTTGAAGGAACCTTGTGGGAAACAGGTGAGGAGCAGTTTCAACGACTAAAAATATTGAGACTTGAAGAGTTAAATATCAAACAATGGGAAGCCTCAAGTATTAACTTTCCATGTCTCAAAGAATTAGAGGTGGTGAATTGCGTTGATCTTGAAGAGATACCCCTTGAATTAGGGGACATCTCAACACTTGAGTGTATTTACATTGTGAATTGTTGTCCTTCTCTTCTCGTATCCCTTCAAAAAATACGACAGGAGCAAGATGTTGTGGGAAACTATGAACTGGAGATCATAGTTGATGAAAGGAATATGCCCTCTTGTGTACCCAGGAATGACGATTAA